From one Bradyrhizobium sp. Ash2021 genomic stretch:
- the smc gene encoding chromosome segregation protein SMC, with amino-acid sequence MKLTRLRLHGFKSFVEPTDFMIEPGLTGVVGPNGCGKSNLVEALRWAMGETSHKSLRAADMDAVIFAGSGNRPARNHAEVVMTIDNADRSAPAAVNDREILEISRRIEREAGSVYRINGRDVRARDVQILFADAATGARSPALVHQGKIGEIIQAKPEQRRRVLEDAAGVAGLHARRHEAELRLKAAETNLTRVEDVIGQLAGQVDGLKKQARQAIRFREVAAKVRKAEATLFHLRWIEANADVAEAARTHDLNVREMAERTREQAEAARIQAIRASELPALREGEARAAAGLQRLTNARELLDREEERAKERVAELDRRLTQFSADVAREQQQTSDAEVALQRLDTEDSELKEEIKSRVEKRSGVDERVSEAEATLAAAERMFGELTTVLADLTARRNQLEAGVRTHRDRLARLDQELANVQADEQKLSDETGNLGDLDALAGAMETAQEHLAQSEAMAQESEAGHVAARSRLEASRSPLAEADKRVQRLETEARTISKIVNGETKNLWPPIIDGITVAKGYEKAIGAALGDDLDAPVDPSAPMRWTNAGEHGEDPSLPEGVECLANHVQAPTELARRLAQIGVVAKDRGAELVSQLKTGQRLVSLEGDVWRWDGFVTAAHAPTGAARRLAERARLVDIEHELEQARTDATNKRQALETAEAELRVASSAESAAREAWRAAQREADAARERHAATEREINRHAARKSALTEAHSRLAADRSEAEAAHENATAAIAELPPSADTETRLAAVRSDIEGHRRLAAQVRAEAQALAREAELADRRVQAILAERTEWQNRKQSAASQVATIEARVTEVTAERAELEDAPALFAQKRRALINEIETAESARRVAADALAAAESVMAETDRSAKISLEALSSAREACARAEERMEGTKRRLADIEREIHDMLEVEPHTVAALAEIEPGAELPPLAEIEENLEKLRRDRERLGAVNLRAEEELREVEAQHTALTTERDDLVEAIKRLRQGIQSLNREARERLLTSFETVNEHFKRLFVELFGGGEAALHLIESDDPLEAGLEIIAKPPGKKPQTLSLLSGGEQALTALALIFAVFLTNPSPICVLDEVDAPLDDHNVERFCNLLHEMTSSTDTRFIIITHNPITMARMNRLYGVTMAERGVSQLVSVGLDDAVKILDQNVA; translated from the coding sequence ATGAAACTCACGCGCCTTCGCCTTCACGGTTTCAAGTCGTTCGTCGAGCCCACCGATTTCATGATCGAACCGGGCTTGACCGGTGTGGTCGGGCCGAACGGCTGCGGTAAATCGAATCTGGTCGAGGCGCTGCGCTGGGCGATGGGCGAGACCTCACATAAATCGCTGCGCGCTGCCGACATGGATGCGGTGATCTTCGCCGGTTCCGGCAACCGTCCGGCGCGCAACCACGCCGAAGTGGTGATGACGATCGACAATGCCGATCGCTCGGCGCCGGCGGCAGTGAACGATCGCGAGATTCTGGAAATCTCGCGCCGGATCGAGCGCGAGGCGGGCTCGGTCTATCGCATCAACGGCCGTGACGTGCGCGCCCGTGACGTCCAGATTCTGTTCGCGGACGCAGCCACCGGCGCTCGTTCGCCGGCGCTGGTTCACCAGGGCAAGATCGGCGAGATCATTCAGGCCAAGCCCGAACAGCGCCGCCGGGTGCTGGAAGACGCCGCCGGCGTCGCCGGACTGCACGCCCGCCGCCACGAGGCTGAACTCCGCCTCAAGGCGGCCGAGACCAACCTCACCCGCGTCGAGGACGTGATCGGTCAACTCGCGGGCCAGGTGGACGGGTTGAAGAAGCAGGCGCGGCAGGCGATCCGCTTCCGCGAAGTCGCCGCCAAGGTGCGCAAGGCCGAGGCCACGCTGTTCCACCTGCGCTGGATCGAGGCCAATGCCGACGTCGCGGAAGCCGCCCGCACCCACGACCTCAATGTGCGCGAGATGGCCGAGCGCACCCGCGAACAGGCCGAGGCGGCCCGCATCCAGGCGATCCGCGCTTCCGAACTGCCGGCGCTGCGCGAGGGCGAAGCCCGCGCCGCGGCAGGACTGCAGCGGCTCACCAACGCGCGCGAGCTGCTCGACCGCGAGGAAGAGCGCGCCAAGGAGCGCGTCGCCGAGCTCGATCGGCGGCTGACGCAGTTCTCGGCCGACGTCGCCCGCGAACAGCAGCAGACGTCGGACGCCGAAGTAGCCCTGCAGCGGCTCGACACCGAAGATTCCGAGCTGAAGGAAGAGATCAAGTCGCGCGTCGAAAAGCGCAGCGGCGTCGATGAGCGGGTGTCCGAGGCCGAGGCGACGCTTGCCGCCGCCGAGCGCATGTTCGGCGAACTGACGACCGTGCTCGCCGACTTGACCGCCAGGCGCAACCAGCTCGAGGCCGGGGTGCGCACCCATCGCGACCGGCTGGCGCGGCTCGATCAGGAACTCGCCAACGTCCAGGCCGACGAGCAGAAGCTTAGCGACGAAACCGGCAATCTCGGCGACCTCGATGCACTCGCAGGCGCCATGGAAACCGCGCAGGAGCATCTGGCGCAGTCGGAAGCCATGGCACAGGAGAGCGAAGCCGGCCACGTCGCCGCGCGCTCGCGGCTGGAAGCTTCGCGCAGCCCCCTCGCCGAGGCCGACAAGCGCGTGCAGCGGCTGGAGACCGAAGCGCGCACGATTTCCAAGATCGTCAATGGCGAAACCAAGAACCTGTGGCCGCCGATCATCGACGGCATCACCGTCGCCAAGGGCTACGAAAAGGCGATCGGCGCCGCACTCGGCGACGATCTCGACGCGCCGGTCGATCCTTCCGCCCCGATGCGCTGGACCAATGCCGGGGAACATGGCGAGGATCCGTCGTTGCCGGAAGGCGTCGAATGTCTCGCCAACCACGTCCAGGCGCCGACCGAACTGGCGCGCCGTCTGGCGCAGATCGGTGTCGTCGCCAAGGATCGCGGCGCCGAACTGGTATCGCAACTCAAGACCGGCCAGCGGCTGGTGTCACTGGAAGGCGATGTCTGGCGCTGGGACGGCTTTGTCACCGCCGCCCACGCGCCGACCGGAGCGGCGCGGCGTCTGGCCGAGCGCGCACGGCTGGTCGACATCGAGCACGAACTCGAGCAGGCCCGCACCGACGCCACCAATAAGCGTCAGGCACTGGAAACCGCCGAAGCCGAACTGAGGGTCGCATCGTCCGCCGAGTCCGCCGCCCGCGAGGCGTGGCGCGCCGCCCAGCGCGAAGCCGACGCCGCGCGCGAGCGTCATGCCGCGACCGAGCGCGAGATCAATCGCCACGCCGCGCGCAAATCAGCGCTGACCGAAGCCCACAGCCGCCTCGCCGCCGATCGCAGCGAAGCCGAGGCCGCGCATGAGAACGCCACCGCAGCAATCGCGGAGCTGCCGCCGAGCGCCGATACCGAGACCAGATTGGCCGCCGTCCGCAGCGACATCGAGGGCCATCGCCGCCTCGCTGCACAAGTGCGCGCCGAAGCGCAGGCGCTGGCGCGCGAGGCCGAACTCGCCGACCGCCGCGTGCAGGCGATCCTCGCCGAGCGCACCGAATGGCAGAACCGCAAGCAGAGCGCGGCCTCGCAGGTCGCCACCATCGAAGCCCGCGTCACCGAGGTCACCGCCGAGCGGGCCGAGCTCGAGGACGCACCGGCCCTGTTTGCGCAAAAGCGCCGCGCCCTGATCAACGAGATCGAAACCGCCGAAAGCGCCCGCCGCGTCGCCGCCGACGCGCTGGCCGCCGCCGAAAGCGTGATGGCGGAGACCGACCGCTCGGCCAAAATCTCCCTTGAAGCGCTCTCCAGCGCGCGCGAAGCCTGCGCCCGTGCCGAAGAGCGCATGGAGGGAACCAAACGCCGCCTCGCCGATATCGAGCGCGAGATCCACGACATGCTGGAGGTGGAACCGCACACGGTCGCCGCGCTGGCCGAGATCGAGCCGGGCGCGGAACTGCCGCCGCTCGCCGAGATCGAGGAAAACCTCGAAAAGCTGCGCCGCGACCGCGAGCGGCTCGGTGCCGTCAACCTGCGCGCCGAGGAAGAGCTGCGCGAGGTCGAGGCCCAGCACACCGCACTCACCACCGAGCGCGACGATCTGGTGGAAGCCATCAAGCGCTTGCGCCAGGGCATCCAGAGCCTCAACCGCGAGGCGCGCGAGCGGCTGTTGACCTCGTTCGAGACCGTCAACGAGCACTTCAAGCGGCTGTTCGTCGAACTGTTCGGCGGCGGCGAAGCAGCCCTTCATCTGATCGAGAGCGACGATCCGCTGGAAGCCGGCCTAGAGATCATCGCAAAGCCGCCCGGCAAGAAGCCGCAGACGCTGTCGCTGCTCTCCGGCGGCGAGCAGGCGCTGACCGCGCTGGCGCTGATTTTCGCGGTGTTCCTCACCAACCCGTCGCCGATCTGCGTGCTGGACGAAGTCGACGCGCCGCTGGACGACCACAACGTCGAGCGGTTCTGCAATCTGCTGCACGAGATGACTTCGTCGACCGATACGCGCTTCATCATCATCACCCACAATCCGATCACGATGGCGCGGATGAACCGGTTGTACGGCGTCACCATGGCCGAGCGCGGCGTCTCGCAACTGGTCTCGGTCGGCCTCGATGACGCGGTGAAGATCCTCGATCAGAACGTGGCGTAG
- a CDS encoding nuclear transport factor 2 family protein: protein MSAADNKKLMETIFAGVTAGDRTLYVDSLADDVTMTVTGQYSWSQTFHGKESVLRDLYGYVASLLKQRRTVPFRFIADDEWVAVEARGDMVTNAGERYDNHYCLIYRIENGKICEIREYLDSTLCERVLGPFPVARQQGAG, encoded by the coding sequence ATGAGCGCCGCCGACAACAAGAAACTGATGGAGACGATTTTCGCCGGCGTTACGGCCGGCGACCGGACTTTGTACGTCGACAGCCTGGCCGACGACGTCACCATGACCGTCACCGGCCAGTATTCCTGGTCGCAGACGTTTCACGGCAAGGAATCGGTGCTTCGCGACCTCTACGGCTACGTGGCCTCGTTGCTGAAGCAGCGCCGTACCGTTCCGTTTCGGTTCATCGCCGACGATGAATGGGTCGCGGTAGAGGCGCGGGGCGACATGGTGACCAACGCCGGCGAGCGCTACGACAATCATTATTGCCTGATCTACCGGATCGAGAACGGCAAAATTTGCGAAATCCGGGAGTACCTGGACTCGACCCTGTGCGAGCGGGTTTTGGGACCGTTTCCCGTCGCGCGGCAGCAGGGGGCGGGTTGA
- a CDS encoding glutathione S-transferase N-terminal domain-containing protein, whose product MLKLYYAPGTCALASHIALAEAGAPYTTVKLDFKANQQNSPEYLAINPKGRVPSLVTDQGILTETPAMLAYIAQSFPLAKLAPLDDPFEFAKVQAFNSYLCSTVHVAHAHKGRGYRWATDEASFADMKRMIPKSVGASFALIERDMLKGPWVMGEQYTICDPYLFTLAGWLEGDSVDLSTLPKVADHRKRMEQRPAVQKVLAEEKA is encoded by the coding sequence ATGCTCAAGCTCTATTATGCCCCCGGCACCTGCGCGCTTGCTTCGCATATCGCCCTTGCGGAGGCCGGCGCCCCCTACACGACCGTCAAACTCGATTTCAAAGCCAACCAGCAGAACAGCCCGGAATATCTGGCGATCAATCCGAAGGGGCGGGTGCCGTCGCTGGTGACCGATCAGGGGATTTTGACCGAGACGCCGGCGATGCTGGCCTACATCGCCCAGAGTTTTCCGTTAGCGAAACTGGCGCCGCTCGACGACCCGTTCGAGTTCGCGAAAGTGCAGGCCTTCAACAGCTATCTGTGCTCCACCGTGCATGTGGCGCACGCCCATAAAGGGCGCGGCTATCGCTGGGCGACCGACGAAGCTTCCTTCGCCGACATGAAGCGCATGATCCCGAAGAGCGTCGGCGCCAGTTTTGCGCTGATCGAGCGCGACATGCTGAAAGGGCCGTGGGTGATGGGCGAGCAGTACACGATCTGCGATCCCTATCTGTTTACGCTGGCGGGTTGGCTGGAAGGCGACAGCGTCGACCTCTCGACCCTGCCGAAGGTCGCCGACCATCGCAAACGGATGGAGCAGCGGCCCGCGGTGCAGAAGGTGCTCGCCGAGGAAAAGGCCTGA
- a CDS encoding DciA family protein, translating into MAKPGPISAKPLSVLLSDVFSDAYAKQGFAARELVTRWAAIAGAEIAAHSEPLKMQWPRPVEGQPQEPATLVLRVEGPMALEIQHSSDVILQRVNRFFGWSAVGRLALRQAPLSRRERPPPRRAPDPKSVAKVAETLSAVEDEDLRAALARLGASIKRN; encoded by the coding sequence ATGGCAAAACCCGGTCCGATCAGCGCTAAGCCGCTTTCCGTCCTGCTCAGCGACGTGTTTTCCGATGCCTATGCCAAGCAGGGCTTTGCCGCGCGCGAGCTGGTGACCCGCTGGGCGGCGATCGCCGGAGCCGAGATCGCTGCCCATTCCGAGCCGCTGAAGATGCAGTGGCCGCGGCCGGTGGAGGGGCAGCCGCAGGAACCGGCGACGCTGGTGCTGCGGGTGGAGGGCCCGATGGCGCTGGAAATCCAGCACTCCTCGGACGTCATCCTGCAGCGCGTCAATCGCTTCTTCGGCTGGAGCGCGGTAGGAAGGCTGGCGCTGCGCCAGGCGCCGTTGTCGCGCCGGGAGCGGCCTCCGCCGCGCCGCGCGCCGGACCCGAAATCGGTGGCGAAGGTGGCCGAAACCCTGTCCGCGGTCGAGGACGAGGACTTGCGCGCCGCACTGGCGCGGCTGGGCGCCTCGATCAAGCGAAATTGA
- a CDS encoding GDCCVxC domain-containing (seleno)protein, whose product MPTDACQFFYECTGCGTKLKPKTGDCCVFCSYGSVPCRPIQAQRAGEPSAAGCCS is encoded by the coding sequence ATGCCGACCGATGCATGCCAGTTCTTCTATGAATGCACCGGCTGCGGCACCAAGCTAAAGCCTAAAACGGGCGATTGTTGTGTGTTCTGTTCCTACGGCTCGGTGCCGTGCCGACCGATTCAGGCCCAGCGAGCCGGCGAGCCGAGCGCCGCGGGGTGTTGTTCCTAA
- a CDS encoding PaaI family thioesterase: MIATALDHLTAPPSSKLLGWHLLDARPRDGWVRIGFDGRPEFCNPAGFVQGGILSAMLDDTMGPAVFVMTDGKLYTATITMTVNFLAPAKPGPITGEANVTQLGKTIAFVEGRLMAENGTVLATATTSARLVESAKAIR; this comes from the coding sequence ATGATCGCAACCGCGCTCGACCATCTCACTGCGCCGCCATCCTCAAAGCTGCTCGGCTGGCATCTGCTCGATGCGCGGCCCAGGGACGGCTGGGTCCGGATCGGCTTCGACGGCAGACCAGAGTTCTGCAATCCGGCAGGCTTCGTGCAGGGCGGCATTCTCTCCGCGATGCTCGATGACACGATGGGCCCGGCCGTATTCGTCATGACTGACGGAAAGCTCTATACCGCGACCATCACCATGACGGTGAATTTTCTCGCCCCCGCAAAGCCGGGCCCGATCACGGGCGAAGCCAATGTCACCCAACTCGGCAAGACCATCGCCTTCGTCGAGGGACGGCTGATGGCCGAGAATGGCACCGTGCTCGCGACCGCCACGACCAGCGCGCGGCTGGTCGAGTCCGCGAAGGCCATTCGGTAG
- the mutY gene encoding A/G-specific adenine glycosylase, translated as MTSSAATKIKRRKAPEAASGRPVLLLEWYDRHRRRLPWRPPAGERADPYRVWLSEIMLQQTGVKTVGPYFEKFLARWPDVEALGRASLDDVLRMWAGLGYYSRARNLHACAVAVLRDHRGVFPDTEQGLQALPGIGPYTASAIAAIAFDRRTMPVDGNIERVVSRLFAVEEPLPQAKPFIQQLAATLLGDARAGDEKSRAGDSAQALMDLGSSICTPKKPACALCPLNDDCAACVRGDQETFPRKAPKKSGALRRGAAFVVTRGDELLVRTRPEKGLLGGMTEVPGSDWLAGHDDNAALQQAPVHKGITRWHRKAGVVTHVFTHFPLELVVYTAKVAARTRAPAGMRWVPVATLADEALPNVMRKAIAHGLGLQG; from the coding sequence ATGACTTCTTCCGCGGCCACCAAGATCAAACGACGAAAAGCGCCTGAAGCGGCCTCCGGCCGCCCCGTGCTGCTGCTGGAGTGGTACGACCGCCACCGCCGCCGGCTGCCGTGGCGGCCGCCGGCCGGCGAGCGTGCCGATCCCTATCGCGTCTGGCTGTCGGAAATCATGCTGCAGCAGACCGGCGTCAAAACCGTCGGGCCGTATTTCGAGAAATTTCTGGCGCGCTGGCCCGATGTCGAGGCGCTCGGCCGCGCCTCGCTCGACGATGTGCTGCGGATGTGGGCCGGGCTCGGCTATTATTCGCGGGCGCGCAACCTGCATGCCTGCGCGGTCGCAGTGCTGCGCGATCACCGCGGGGTGTTTCCCGATACCGAGCAAGGCCTGCAGGCGCTGCCCGGGATCGGGCCCTACACCGCGTCGGCGATCGCGGCGATCGCCTTCGACCGCCGCACCATGCCGGTCGACGGCAATATCGAGCGGGTGGTGTCGCGGCTGTTCGCGGTCGAGGAGCCGCTGCCGCAGGCAAAGCCGTTCATCCAGCAATTGGCCGCAACTTTGCTTGGCGATGCTCGCGCCGGCGACGAGAAGTCTCGCGCCGGGGATAGCGCGCAGGCGCTGATGGACCTCGGCTCGTCGATCTGCACGCCGAAGAAACCGGCCTGCGCGCTGTGTCCGCTGAACGACGACTGCGCCGCCTGTGTGCGCGGCGATCAGGAGACCTTTCCGCGCAAGGCGCCGAAGAAATCAGGCGCGCTGCGCCGGGGCGCGGCCTTTGTCGTCACGCGCGGCGACGAGCTTTTGGTCCGCACCCGACCCGAAAAGGGGCTGCTCGGCGGCATGACCGAAGTGCCAGGCTCGGACTGGCTTGCCGGACACGACGACAACGCGGCGCTGCAGCAGGCGCCGGTGCACAAGGGCATCACGCGCTGGCACCGCAAGGCGGGCGTCGTCACCCACGTCTTCACGCATTTTCCGCTGGAGCTTGTGGTCTACACCGCAAAGGTCGCCGCACGCACGCGCGCGCCCGCGGGCATGCGCTGGGTGCCGGTTGCGACGCTTGCGGACGAGGCGCTGCCCAATGTCATGCGCAAGGCGATCGCGCACGGGCTCGGCCTCCAGGGCTGA
- a CDS encoding LysR family transcriptional regulator produces MNLNSLDLNLLVALDALLREASVSRAAMRIGLSQPAASHALQRLRDLIGDPLLVRNGARMELTPRALALRGPLAQALDQVRALFVPDDFDAARSDRQFRLMMPDLAVELLMPPLMEKITKAAPNVTIDVVPWRGSAIFTAEFARTIDLVISIGNAFSGFHRQRLYTDSDALAVRRGHPSGAKLKRRDAFLEARHVAVILRGRNEDLIDGWLRSKGIERRIALVVPGYLEALHVAARTDLVAFVPRRLIAALAKQLSLTTVAPPLDPGIDEQFLFYPTRAQMDPGSIWLRNIMLGIGREMERDKRKAA; encoded by the coding sequence ATGAATTTGAATTCGCTTGACCTCAACCTTTTGGTCGCGCTCGACGCGCTGCTCAGGGAAGCCAGTGTCAGCCGCGCGGCGATGCGGATCGGGCTGTCGCAGCCGGCGGCGAGCCACGCGCTGCAGCGGCTGCGCGACCTGATCGGCGATCCGCTGCTGGTGCGTAACGGCGCGCGGATGGAGCTGACGCCGCGGGCACTGGCCTTGCGCGGGCCGCTGGCGCAGGCGCTCGACCAGGTGCGCGCGCTGTTCGTCCCCGACGATTTCGACGCCGCACGCAGCGATCGGCAGTTTCGGCTGATGATGCCGGACCTCGCGGTCGAACTCTTGATGCCCCCGCTGATGGAGAAGATCACGAAGGCCGCGCCGAATGTAACCATCGATGTGGTGCCGTGGCGAGGCTCGGCGATCTTCACCGCGGAGTTTGCCCGCACCATCGATCTGGTGATCAGCATCGGCAACGCCTTCTCCGGATTTCACCGCCAGCGGCTCTACACCGACAGCGATGCGCTGGCGGTGCGGCGCGGACATCCCTCGGGCGCCAAACTGAAGCGGCGCGATGCGTTTCTCGAGGCGCGGCATGTCGCCGTCATCCTTCGCGGCCGGAACGAGGACCTGATCGACGGCTGGCTCCGATCCAAGGGCATCGAGCGGCGGATCGCGCTGGTGGTGCCCGGGTATCTCGAAGCGCTGCACGTGGCGGCGCGCACCGATCTCGTCGCCTTCGTGCCGCGCCGTCTGATCGCCGCGCTGGCGAAGCAATTATCGCTGACGACAGTCGCGCCGCCGCTCGATCCCGGGATCGACGAGCAATTCCTGTTCTACCCGACCCGCGCCCAGATGGACCCCGGCTCGATCTGGCTGCGCAACATCATGCTCGGCATCGGCCGCGAGATGGAGCGCGACAAGCGAAAGGCGGCGTAG
- a CDS encoding flavin-dependent oxidoreductase, translated as MTVLIAGGGIGGLTLALSLHQIGVPARVFESVSELKPLGVGINVLPHAVRELIELGLHDRLDASGVRTRELAYFSKHGKPIWSEPRGIEAGYKWPQFSIHRGTLQQILLDAAIERLGKENILTSHHLSSWTETADGVRAEFIDKATGKPAGHYDGVLLIAADGIHSAVREKLYSLEGPPIWNGRILWRGITTGDAFLSGRTMIMAGHEILKFVCYSISKQADANGKYQINWVAERHMPPTYQWRREDYNRTAKLEEFLPWFENWKFDWLDVPGLIENCPHAYEYPLVDRDPIPQWTFGRVTLMGDAAHPMYPIGSNGASQAILDARVLTREILAHGPTNTALLAYEAERRPATTDLVMLNRRNGPEQVMQLVEERAPNGYNVVTDVLSLKELEDIAANYKRVAGFQVEGLNAKPPIVTIPQPSQISNAR; from the coding sequence ATGACCGTATTAATCGCGGGCGGCGGCATCGGCGGGCTGACGCTGGCGCTCAGCCTGCACCAGATCGGCGTCCCCGCGCGCGTGTTCGAGAGCGTGTCCGAGCTAAAACCGCTCGGTGTCGGCATCAACGTGCTGCCGCATGCCGTGCGCGAATTGATCGAGCTCGGCCTGCATGACCGGCTCGACGCGTCAGGCGTGCGCACCAGGGAGCTCGCCTATTTCTCCAAGCACGGCAAACCGATCTGGAGCGAGCCGCGCGGCATCGAGGCCGGCTACAAATGGCCGCAATTCTCGATCCACCGCGGCACGCTGCAGCAGATCCTGCTGGACGCCGCGATCGAACGACTGGGCAAAGAGAACATTCTTACCAGCCATCATCTGTCGAGCTGGACCGAGACGGCAGACGGCGTGCGCGCCGAATTCATCGACAAGGCCACCGGCAAGCCGGCGGGCCACTATGACGGCGTGCTGTTGATCGCCGCCGACGGCATCCACTCGGCGGTGCGCGAAAAGCTCTATTCCTTGGAAGGCCCGCCGATCTGGAACGGGCGCATCCTGTGGCGCGGCATCACCACCGGCGACGCTTTCCTTTCCGGCCGCACCATGATCATGGCCGGCCACGAGATCCTGAAATTCGTCTGTTATTCGATCTCGAAGCAGGCCGATGCGAACGGCAAATATCAGATCAACTGGGTCGCCGAGCGGCATATGCCGCCGACCTATCAATGGCGGCGCGAGGATTACAACCGGACCGCAAAGCTCGAAGAGTTCTTGCCATGGTTCGAGAACTGGAAATTCGACTGGCTCGACGTGCCCGGCCTGATCGAGAACTGCCCGCACGCTTACGAATACCCGCTGGTCGACCGCGATCCGATCCCGCAATGGACGTTCGGCCGCGTCACCTTGATGGGCGACGCCGCGCACCCGATGTACCCGATCGGCTCAAACGGCGCATCGCAGGCGATTTTGGACGCCCGCGTCCTCACCCGCGAAATCCTGGCGCATGGCCCGACCAATACCGCGCTGTTGGCTTATGAGGCCGAGCGCCGGCCTGCAACTACCGACCTTGTCATGCTCAACCGGCGCAACGGGCCGGAGCAGGTCATGCAGTTGGTCGAAGAGCGCGCGCCCAACGGCTACAATGTCGTCACCGACGTGCTCTCGCTGAAAGAACTGGAAGACATCGCCGCCAACTACAAGCGCGTCGCCGGTTTTCAGGTCGAAGGCCTCAACGCCAAACCGCCGATTGTCACCATACCTCAGCCAAGCCAAATTTCGAACGCGCGCTGA
- a CDS encoding DsbA family protein yields the protein MIITRRAFTAALSLTGLAALAGFSPLRLITQAMAQSAADVAKPQSLPDMGLGPANATVTITEYASMTCPHCANFNETVFPKIKSEYIDSGKIRYVFREFPLDIKAAAGSMLARCIAKDDAPKYFAVIDLLFKQQSEWVVKNTTETLTRIGKQAGLTQQAVEDCLKDQALLDKIAADQKFANEVLKVNSTPTFFINGEMVKGETSFEEFDKKIKALLKS from the coding sequence TTGATCATCACCCGCCGCGCCTTCACCGCCGCCCTGTCGCTGACCGGGCTTGCCGCTCTCGCCGGGTTCTCGCCACTGCGGCTGATCACGCAAGCGATGGCGCAAAGCGCCGCCGACGTCGCCAAGCCGCAATCGCTGCCGGACATGGGCCTTGGCCCGGCCAACGCCACGGTGACCATCACCGAATACGCCTCGATGACCTGCCCGCATTGCGCGAATTTCAACGAGACGGTTTTTCCGAAGATCAAGTCGGAATATATCGACAGCGGCAAAATCCGCTACGTGTTCCGCGAATTCCCGCTGGACATCAAGGCAGCGGCCGGTTCGATGCTGGCGCGCTGCATCGCCAAGGACGACGCGCCGAAATATTTCGCCGTTATCGACCTGCTGTTCAAGCAGCAGAGCGAATGGGTTGTGAAGAACACCACGGAGACGCTGACGCGGATCGGCAAGCAGGCCGGCCTCACCCAGCAGGCGGTGGAAGATTGCCTGAAGGATCAGGCGCTGCTCGACAAGATCGCTGCCGATCAGAAGTTCGCTAATGAGGTGCTGAAGGTCAATTCGACGCCGACCTTCTTCATCAATGGCGAGATGGTCAAGGGCGAAACCTCGTTCGAGGAGTTCGACAAGAAGATCAAGGCGCTCTTGAAGAGCTGA
- a CDS encoding thioredoxin domain-containing protein: MLVTRRAFTTALSLTGLAALAGLSPLRLIAEAMAASADDVTRPQSLPDMALGPADAKVAIVEYGAPTCPHCAKFSKDVFPKIKSEYVDTGKVRYMFRNFPLNIKDLACEMLARNIAGDDAVKYFAVVDIMFRQQDQLVEKTGDTLKLIGRQAGLSVQAVEDCLKDQAMQDKIAAVQKYAEDVLKVDGTPTFFLNGQVIVGETSFEEFDQRIKSLLKT; encoded by the coding sequence TTGCTCGTCACCCGCCGCGCCTTCACCACCGCTTTGTCGCTGACCGGACTTGCCGCGCTCGCGGGTCTGTCGCCACTGCGCCTGATCGCGGAAGCGATGGCGGCCAGCGCGGACGACGTCACCAGGCCGCAATCGCTGCCGGACATGGCGCTCGGTCCCGCCGATGCAAAGGTCGCGATCGTCGAATATGGGGCGCCGACCTGCCCGCATTGCGCCAAGTTCAGCAAGGACGTGTTTCCGAAGATCAAGTCGGAATATGTCGACACCGGCAAGGTGCGTTACATGTTCCGCAATTTCCCGCTGAACATCAAGGACCTGGCGTGCGAGATGCTGGCGCGCAACATCGCCGGGGACGATGCAGTGAAGTACTTCGCCGTCGTCGACATCATGTTCCGGCAACAGGACCAGTTGGTCGAAAAGACCGGCGACACGCTGAAGCTGATCGGGCGGCAGGCCGGGCTCAGCGTTCAGGCGGTCGAGGATTGCCTGAAGGACCAGGCGATGCAGGACAAGATCGCCGCCGTCCAGAAATACGCCGAGGATGTGCTGAAGGTCGATGGCACGCCGACCTTTTTCCTCAATGGTCAGGTGATCGTCGGTGAAACCAGCTTCGAAGAGTTCGACCAGCGGATAAAATCGCTGTTGAAAACCTGA